A stretch of Clostridia bacterium DNA encodes these proteins:
- a CDS encoding bifunctional oligoribonuclease/PAP phosphatase NrnA, with amino-acid sequence MSKKSSEILSMLKGKKVLVTSHRDPDGDCIGSTVAMTLALKQLGFEADALNLDEIPYRYTFCDPSKLIYDIDHIPDRKHEVVVVLDSSDLNRLGYDMKKEFPRIHTIINIDHHRSNVGFGDLNIVEDTASANCEILFRILTEWEVQWNSQIANALYTGITTDTGSFKYESTSSETLRIAASLIDYGADINIIRASIWENEPYNRIRALSDVLDDLKITKDGRISWIKISLEEIQRHKLNNGDLESFVDYPRTVTGVEVALFIKEMEMGKLKVSVRTKSCIDATKIASIFGGGGHKRAAGFKVEGKLDEQEQRIIKLVQEEVDKEYQCMDSLT; translated from the coding sequence AAAAAAGGTATTGGTGACTAGCCACAGAGATCCCGATGGAGATTGCATCGGTTCAACTGTGGCTATGACGCTCGCCTTAAAACAACTGGGTTTTGAGGCAGATGCCTTAAATTTGGACGAGATTCCTTATCGCTACACATTCTGCGACCCGTCAAAATTGATTTACGATATAGATCACATTCCTGATAGGAAACATGAGGTAGTTGTTGTTTTAGACTCGAGTGATTTGAACCGCTTGGGTTACGATATGAAGAAAGAATTTCCGCGCATCCATACGATAATAAATATTGATCATCATAGGAGTAACGTTGGTTTTGGGGATTTAAATATTGTAGAAGACACTGCATCTGCAAATTGTGAGATTCTTTTTAGAATTCTTACAGAATGGGAGGTTCAGTGGAATAGTCAAATTGCGAATGCGCTATATACTGGCATTACTACGGATACCGGGTCCTTTAAGTATGAATCTACTTCTTCCGAGACGCTTAGAATTGCAGCATCTCTTATTGATTATGGAGCAGATATCAATATCATTCGGGCAAGCATATGGGAGAATGAACCGTACAATAGGATTCGAGCTCTGTCAGATGTTTTGGATGACCTTAAAATTACAAAAGACGGACGTATCTCTTGGATTAAAATATCTTTAGAGGAAATTCAAAGACACAAATTAAACAATGGAGATTTGGAGTCCTTTGTTGATTATCCACGCACCGTAACTGGTGTAGAAGTTGCCCTATTTATAAAAGAAATGGAAATGGGTAAACTTAAAGTATCGGTTAGAACGAAATCATGTATCGACGCAACTAAGATTGCATCAATATTTGGCGGTGGTGGACATAAGAGAGCAGCTGGATTTAAAGTAGAAGGAAAACTGGACGAACAAGAGCAAAGAATTATTAAACTCGTTCAGGAAGAGGTAGATAAGGAGTACCAATGCATGGATTCATTAACCTAA